In a genomic window of Meleagris gallopavo isolate NT-WF06-2002-E0010 breed Aviagen turkey brand Nicholas breeding stock chromosome 1, Turkey_5.1, whole genome shotgun sequence:
- the LOC104912594 gene encoding structural maintenance of chromosomes protein 1B-like, with product MASIPTASGMGYLKLLMVKDFKSWRGEQLIGPFMRFNCIIGPNGSGKSNIMDAVSFVLCEKIANLRVKSVRELIHGAHVGKPVSSTASVKIVYCEEDGEEKTFSRVIRDGCSEYIFNDKSITRSAYISELEKIGIHVKARNCLIFQGTVESIAMKKPKERTQLFEQISNSCQYAEEYEKKKRKMLQAEEDAHFNYNKKKNIAAERKQAKIEKEEAEHYQMLVRELNANRIQLQLFQLYYNERSIESLKESLDEKNMEARIKKDSLLTAEDAFRAKKKVLGVLNRDQQHIEREMKTLQASLIQQKALYIKAKENTSYQIKKVEMSKRSLRDKEKYSDKEKQNIKELEIELHDTEKAWRAFEKETEEEILLRVEHVELRERQLERYKELKEIARRKVATLTQQLGKLRWEQKADEERVKLYQRKKKEIKVFVSS from the exons ATGGCCTCCATACCCACAGCCTCAGGGATGGGTTACCTGAAGCTGCTGATGGTGAAGGACTTCAAGTCCTGGCGTGGGGAGCAGCTGATCGGCCCCTTCATGAGGTTCAACTGCATAATTGGGCCTAATGGATCAG gAAAATCTAACATAATGGATGCTGTTAGTTTTGTGCTGTGTGAAAAAATAGCTAATTTGCGAGTTAAAAGTGTTCGAGAACTAATTCACGGAGCACATGTTGGAAAACCAGTTTCTTCTACAGCAAGTGTAAAGATAGTATACTGTGAAgaagatggggaagaaaaaacattttcaagagtTATCCGTG aTGGTTgttcagaatatattttcaatgATAAGTCTATTACCCGGTCTGCTTACATATCTGAACTTGAAAAAATAGGCATACATGTCAAAGCTAGGAATTGTCTTATTTTTCAG GGAACAGTAGAGTCAATTGCAATGAAGAAGCCAAAAGAAAGAACTCAACTTTTTGAACAAATCAGTAACTCGTGCCAATACGCTgaggaatatgaaaaaaaaaagagaaaaatgctgcaAGCGGAAGAGGATGCACACTTCAattataacaagaaaaaaaatattgcagcaGAACGCAAGCAAGCAAAGATAGAGAAAGAGGAG GCAGAGCATTACCAGATGCTTGTCAGAGAACTGAATGCAAACAGGATACAGCTTCAACTTTTCCAGCTGTATTACAATGAAAGAAGCATTGAATCTCTGAAAGAGAGTTTGGATGAAAAGAATATGGAGGCTAGGATCAAGAAAGACTCCCTTCTTACAGCAGAAGATGCCTTTAGAGCAAAGAAAAAGGTGCTTGGTGTACTAAACAGAGACCAACAACAcatagaaagagaaatgaa gaCTCTTCAGGCATCCCTGATTCAGCAGAAAGCCCTCTAtataaaagcaaaggaaaatacttCCTACCAAATCAAGAAAGTAGAAATGTCTAAAAGATCTCTAAGGGACAAGGAGAAATACAGTgataaggaaaaacagaacataaaagAACTGGAGATAGAATTGCATGATACTGAAAAGGCATGGAGGGCATTTGAGAAGGAAACTGAAGAGGAGATATTGCTGAGAGTGGAACATGTTGAGCTGAGAGAACGCCAG CTGGAGCGCTATAAAGAACTAAAGGAAATAGCAAGAAGGAAAGTAGCTACGCTAACGCAGCAGCTAGGTAAACTTCGTTGGGAgcaaaaagcagatgaagaaaggGTGAAACTttatcagaggaagaaaaaggaaattaaggtATTTGTATCAAGCTAG
- the RIBC2 gene encoding LOW QUALITY PROTEIN: RIB43A-like with coiled-coils protein 2 (The sequence of the model RefSeq protein was modified relative to this genomic sequence to represent the inferred CDS: deleted 2 bases in 1 codon; substituted 1 base at 1 genomic stop codon) has protein sequence MEAIPLRIPASHKIHTTELFVFFFFLTLCLPERGTGRKKALSVRGXSSAPKRALGRTPARLNLDPQEPTHNAPARLVLAAVRPRLIGQRALRGGGGGSSSPWRPGVLCLSGDYRCSRFLPAMSGLSERRDLQEAAALERRRQRELQRQGRIFNARVRTIGVDKDALDAQVKDRKIQEAIEKARNEELANEMKQNDKIMCMLEERQKCNIRNVNKAISDFRKNFQQPETRREFDLSDPQALKKDRPARLSDNDPRCTVSGLQKFMGEDLNYAQRMKFQKEQLREWSLQQQRDYKNALADKKFLDDLHDKNRIELDQKIMEQQRIEEETRRAVCAAIKDFNKSQAAELAERKRLDKCQKMKDDMDEISSQLQGNLLSENPEQAISSFGTHRVITDRWKGMNQDQLMAIRSFQQQQVLEKLRLKEEERQRDAEWDRQSMQAARAQLILERHQARQNRECRQALDSINAQLSQEQKSKNIYLKEEEYSNCPTSQYFAQFNTTSR, from the exons ATGGAGGCCATTCCCCTTCGAATTCCAGCCTCGCACAAAATTCACACCACcgagttgtttgtttttttttttttcttaacacttTGTCTTCCGGAAAGAGgcacaggaagaaagaaagctcTCAGCGTACGCGGCTGAAGCAGTGCCCCCAAAAGGGCACTGGGCCGCACTCCTGCCCGACTCAACCTCGACCCTCAGGAGCCGACGCACAACGCCCCCGCCCGCCTCGTGCTCGCGGCCGTGCGGCCTCGCCTGATTGGCCAGCGAGCGctgagggggggagggggcggGAGCTCGTCCCCATGGCGACCCGGTGTGTTGTGCCTTAGTGGCGATTATCGCTGCTCGCGCTTCTTGCCG GCTATGAGCGGGCTGAGCGAGCGGCGGGACTTGCAGGAGGCGGCTGCTCTGGAGCGGCGGCGGCAGCGCGAGCTGCAGCGGCAGGGCCGCATCTTTAATGCGCGAGTGCGGACCATCGGG gTTGATAAAGATGCATTGGATGCCCAGGTCAAGGATAGGAAAATTCAAGAAGCAATTGAAAAAGCACGAAATGAAGAACTTG CTaatgaaatgaagcaaaatgaCAAGATAATGTGTATGTTAGAAGAACGACAGAAATGCAATATCAGAAACGTGAACAAGGCCATCAGTGACTTTCGGAAGAATTTTCAGCAGCCAGAAACAAGACGTGAATTTGATCTGTCTGATCCCCAGGCTTTAAAGAAGGATAGACCTGCTCGGCTTTCAGACAATGATCCTCGATGCACTGTATCTGGCTTGCAGAAGTTTATGGGTGAAGACTTAAACTATGCTCAGAGGATGAAATTTCAAAAGGAGCAGTTAAGAGAGTGGTCTCTTCAGCAACAGAGAGATTACAAGAATGCATTAGCTGATAAAAAATTTTTAG ATGATCTTCATGACAAGAATAGGATTGAACTGGACCAAAAGATAATGGAGCAACAACGAATAGAAGAAGAAACCAGACGTGCTGTTTGTGCAGCTATCAAAGACTTTAACAAAAGCCAG GCTGCTGAACTAGCTGAAAGAAAGAGGCTGGATAAGTgtcaaaaaatgaaagatgataTGGATGAAATTTCCAGCCAGCTTCAAGGAAACTTACTTTCTGAAAACCCTGAGCAAGCCATCAGTTCCTTTGGTACACATCGTGTGATCACAGATCGGTGGAAGGGAATGAATCAGGATCAGTTGATGGCAATCCGCTCCTTTCAACAGCAACAAGTTCTGGAGAAGCTG AGATTAAAAGAGGAGGAACGTCAAAGAGATGCTGAATGGGACAGGCAAAGCATgcaggctgcaagagcacaatTAATTTTAGAACGGCATCAAGCACGACAGAATCGGGAATGCCGCCAAGCTCTAGATAGCATAAATGCACAACTATCCCAGGAGCAGAAATCAAA GAACATTTATCTTAAAGAAGAAGAATATTCAAATTGTCCAACAAGTCAGTATTTTGCACAATTTAATACAACCAGTCGATGA